Part of the Arvicanthis niloticus isolate mArvNil1 chromosome 2, mArvNil1.pat.X, whole genome shotgun sequence genome, ctcactggtacaaattggcataattatgctctaattgtattttgagagaaaaattttattttaacaggaagggtgatatttaGGAGGAGCTAATTTGGAaggggtactgagaggaaaagaaggagtaaggagaggaggagaagaaggcaaggagaagctaggtgacaagagagagaaagagagggggggacatggaggcagttgttcacatgtctccaccagtcaaagatagttaatatatctatgttgtttattgggttacacttctgattgagtattaccaaacttataaagcctttgattaacatttttgaaaagtgtataaatgcaaaaagaaaaaggggcatCAGATAGGAGTTTCCTGGtgtggaaaatggggaaaggtgattgcatctgaaatgtaaataaaatatccaataaaaaaaataaataaaaaaggaaaaaagtgttaaaaaataaaagaaaaaaatcagaactcaTAAATTCATATTTACTAGAGTAAAGGTTTGTTTGCAAGTACATATACAAAtagaatttataatataaaatataagttacCAGTGCACCTCTAACCTctataagaggaaaaaaaatctgggtaTAGTGACAGACACTTTTATTCGCAGTAGCTGCAAAACAAAATTAGACACTGGGGCAGCATCGAGTAAATATTTCACTATAGTGAGATACATTCCCACTATgggaaatcaaagaaaatgaggagaattatattttttatttatttaaataaataatttccaaTGCAAAAATAGTTCATATGTAGTTCAATGTAAAAAAATCATCCATAGACATAGATTCATATTAATTGGTTCAAGCTCaaactttaaaactttttcttaCAAAGTtatacaaaacatttaaaattttgatgtATAAATTATACTAATATCTTCCCTagcactgaaatatttttataaaaatgattaaataaaattttaatttaaatactaTGGGTATAAgtctatataattatttattatttacaagtCATGATACTAAATAtgagaaaatagaatattttctaaaaagaaattaaatgggtCTGTTTGCTTTTCAGAATGAAAGCCAGTATGCTAAAATAAATGACCAACTGATGGTCATTTTATGATGACAAAGATGAGCACATTAGTTTCTTAATTGCATCCTTCACATCCTTGTTCCTGAGACTGTATATAAGTGGGTTCAGCATGGGAATGATGACTGTGTAGAAGACTGAAGCCACCTTGACCAGAAGCCAAGAACTTTTGGTGGTGGGAACACCATAAAGACAGATGATAATGCTATGGAAAATAGTGATGGTTGTGAGATGGGAGGCACAGGTGGAGAAGATTTTGTAACACCCTCCAGTGGTAGGCATTTTCATGACAGTGATGACAATGAAAACATAAGAGGTGAGAATGATCATCAGACTGATTAGCTCATTGAAGGTAGCAAAGATGAAAATAACCTTCTGACTAATGTAGGGGTCAGAGCAGGATACAGCCACAATGGCGTCATGCTCACACACAAAGTTGTTTATGAACTTGGTCCCACAAAAGACCAAAGTCAACACAACATGTATGAATACAAAAGAACAGATTATACCCCAGGAATATGATGCAGCTACCAGGTACCAGCAGAGCTTCTGAGACATAGCTACTGTGTAGAGCAGAGGGTTACATACTGCCACAAACCTGTCATAGGCCATCACTGCCAACATGAAGGTTTCTGTCACCACAAATATGCATGCAAAGAAGAATTGCATGATACAGCCTGTGAAGGagattcttctgtcttccacaatCAAGTTTTCTAAGAGCTTTGGTGTGACAATAGTGGAGTAACAGAAATCCACAAAGGAGAGATGACTaaggaaaaagtacatgggaGTGTGGAGCTTAGGGCTGAGTCTGATGATGGCAATCATGCCCAGGTTCCCCAGCACAGTGACTGTGTATATGGTTAGGAACAGGAGGAACAGGGGCACCTGGAGTTGTGGATATTCTGAGAAGCCCACAAGGATGAAGGTCACTCCAGATGTCTGGTTTTCTTGAATGCTGTTGAGAAAAAAACATGTGATCTGCCAAAGTCAGAACTAATGTCTATAGTAGAGAAGATAAAGAAATAGTTTTTATTCTGGTGGGTTCTACTGAATATGACTTAAAAAACATATTCGATtctcaacattttatttaataacatataaatagaaaacaaCATTTTCCACTTAAAATTCTATAAGGTAATTAAAACGGGATTAGAGTAGTCAAAATTTACCAAGGCATGTTCTAAATAAAAGAAGAATCTACTACCATTGTGAACTAAATTCCTGAAAATCATCCCTATATCAGCTTGCATGAATTTCaaagtaaatagaaagaaagaaaataggcatAGTTACTTTTGGTGATTTTTATTAATcagcacataaagtaaaaatattaaattttttttagaattagcATCACCATTAGGCATCCAGAGTATACTACAGGATgatacaagaagaagaagaaaaaagaagaagaagaagaagaagaagaagaagaagaagaagaagaagaagaagaagaagaagaagaagaagaagaagaagaagaaggggaaggggaaggggaaggggaaggggaaggggaaggggaaggggaaggggaaggggaaggggaaggggaaggggaaggggaaggggaaggggaaggggaaggggaaggggaaggggaaggggaaggggaaggggaaggggaaggggaaggggaaggggaaggggaaggggaaggggaaggggaaggggaaggggaaggggaaggggaaggggaaggggaaggggaaggggaaggggaaggagaaggagaaaaaaagaggaagaggaagtgaaacaagcagaaaaaagaatatgaaaaagagcaagaagaagaacaagaagaacaagcagaaaaagaagaacaagaacaggaagaggagaaagataaagaggagaaaaaggagaaggaggaggagcacaacaacaacaacagcaaaaacaagaagaaaaaaagataaaggagaagaagaacaagatTAAGAATTCAAACCTTTACATGGTAAACcaagttttaaaagatgaaaaataactGTCAGAATAATGGACATAAAGATTATAGAAGGAATGTAAGGAATAGGGTATCAAGGGTAAGGATATGAAGCTTGATAGTAATTTTGTTTAGAACACAATTAATGGATTATTTAGAGGTTAATAGTAAGGGATAAAGAAGAATATACCCTCATGACTTTATTCATTTCTgtgatattttgaaattttatttctaaggGCTTGGTCATTTATGTTGAGTGGTTGAATGTGAGGATGTATTTTACCTATAGGATCTGTCAAAATATAGAGTTGAACTACATACTGGTGGTGACTGGaagcaactgttttttttttctttttttaaattaaatattatatttacattttagattttatcccatAACTCCCCATTCTCTTTACCAcccaagaacctcctatcccatccaccctcctcatgcttcaatgaggatgtgcccccacctacctccactcccacctccccactctccaatcccacccccccacttggtgttcatccttcataggaccaagaatctcctctcccacctatgccagaaaGGCCATCTTCCCagtcatgtacagatggagtcatgggtccctccctatgtgctcccaggctggtggtttagacctttgagagctctggttggttggtattgttgctgtcctcatgggaccacaaaccctttctgcacattcagtcttctctctaacttctccattgggaaatccttgattagatcagtggttagctgtgagcatcagcctatGATTGTGTCAGCCACTGTCAGACctcaaaggagacagctatatcaggctcttgtctgcatgcacttcctgccatccacatcagtgtctacttttggtgactgtacctgggatggagacccagttGGAATGTCTCCaaatggctcctccttcagtttctgttccacactttgttttcatatttgctccctgagtatttttgttactccttctaagtatgactgaggcatccacacttggtctttctttttcatgagcttcatgtggtctgtgtgttgaatcTTGGccattccaagcttttgggctaacatccacttatcaatgagtaaataccatgtgtgttcttttgtgattgggttacctcactcaggatgatattttctagttccatccatttacctaaaaatttctcgaattcattatttttaatacctgagtaatactccattgtgtaaatgtatcacattttttttatccattcctctgttgaaagacatctgggtttgacctataagaattacaccagacttctcaccagagactataaaagcaagaagatcctggactaatatcatacagaccctaagagaacataaatgccagcccagactactatacccagcaaaactctcaatcaatattgatggagaaagcaagatattccacgacaaaaccaaatttacacaatatcttaccactaatccagcacttcaaaggataattggcaaaaaactccaacacaaggagggaaactataacctagaaaaatcaagaaagtaatcttccaacaaccccaaaagaagataactacacaaacataattccacctccaataacaaaaataacaggaaacaacattcatttttccttaatatctcttaatatcaatggactcaactctccaataaaaagacatagactatcagactggatacataaacatgacccagcattttgctgcatacaggaaatgcacctctgagaaaaagacagacactacttcagaataaaaggatggaaaacaatcttccaaggaaatggtcccaagaaaaaagctggagtagctattctaatatcaaataaaatagatttttaaccaaaagtaatcaaaaaagacaaggaaggacacttcatattcatcaaaagaaaaatgtaccaagttgaactctcaattctaaacatctatgccccaaatgcaagagcatccacatacataaaagaaactttactaaagcttgaagcatacattggacttcacacaataatagtgggagatttcaacaccccactctcagctatggacagatcatggaaacagaaactaaatagagacacaatgaaactaacagaagttatgaaccaattggacttaactgatatctataaaacatttcaccctaaaacaaaagaatataccttttttctcagcacctcatggtaccttctccaaaatagaccatataattggtcactaaacaggcctcaacagatacaaaagattgaaataattccttgcaccctatcaaaccaccatggacaaaggctggtctttaataatgacaaaaacaatggaaaacccacatacatgtggaaactgaacaatgatctactcaatgatgacttggtcaagggagaagtaaagaaagaaattaaagactttttagaatttaatgaaaatgggaaCACATCCTACCAAagcttgtgggactccatgaaagcagtactaagaggaaaactcatagctctgagtgcctacaaaaagaaaatggaaagagcatacaataacaacttgacagcacacttgaaagcattagaacaaaaagaagctattCTACCCAAGAGAAGTACacatcaggaaataatcaaactcagggctgaaatcaaccaagtagaaacagaaagaactatacaaaatatcaacaaaaccaggagctggttctttgagaaaatcaacaagatagatgaacccttagccagactaaccaaagagcagtattcaaattaataaaatcagaactgaaaagggagacataacaacagaaacagagaaaattaaaaaaatcattagatcctactacaaaggcctatactcaaaaaatttggaaaatctggatgaaatggacaattttacATTTTGCTTTAACTTTAGCTCCAGTGAAGAGGATACAGTTACCTTTTATCTATAATCACCCTCACACATGTGATATACATTTACGAAAACATAAGTTTGcatattcatgaaataaaaaaaccttaaaatgtaataattataAGGTAAATTTGTTTGAATTAAATGTATAAACTGGAGCATGATATACAGGAGGTGCAAAGTTTTAGTAAACATCTCTGCTAGTCAAGCCTACAGAAatttatacacaaacatacagacttaggaagacaatagaaaaaaaatttctcctgAACTATAGTGTAGATGCCACAGAATATTATCTACACACTCAATAAGAATAGCATCATGTTTTAGATTCTCctacacattttcattattttttcatagCCTCAAATCATAAtagcctcaaacccagagaaACAATATTATAAAACCCCAACAATTCTTGAACAGTCCACTGTAACAGACATCAGGTCTCAATGCCAGCCATACAGTCTTGCCTCATTTCACAAGCATATCCATACTACTTAAAATATTATACCAAATTCTACATTCCTCCTTAAGAATGGACCTCATTGCAGTGAACAATAGTGAATTAAGAAGCTCAGGGCTCCTCAAAACACTCAGAATAATGAACTGATAGCTGTTGATCCCTAAACAAGATAGCATGTCTTGGAGGATCAGGAAACATTatggaagaaggaacagaaaaactGTAAGAAACACTTTAAGTCAGGGTGAAGATACTATTTTCTGGGCACAGTACTGATGTGGCAAGTATAGCTAAAGTTGTTCTGGTTCTGTACAAACCAAAACTGTCAGTATTCATGGATCAGATAAAGGTTCATAAAGTTCAACTTCTTGCAGAATTATGAATGATTGTTGTATTCTGGGTTACAGGTAATCACCTGCTTCAGTTTGATACAAAATAAGTAGTCCATCAGTGTCCAGTACATAGTTCCAAAGCTGGATATACAAATTATTATAAAAGGAGTAAACATTCTAGAATGTGGAAACATAATTTTGTCTAACAGGTGAGAGAAATGAGATTGAGGTCAGAAAGAATAGGTGGAGAGAGTAAACAAAGGCACTGTACATGTATGCTATTGTCAAAGAACAATTTTAATCATGTGATATTTTAAGGGTAATGTACATAAACATGCTAACCTGCCAATCATGACTTTAAGAATGGGGTGTGGATGGGGAATTGTGGATAACCtctgaaagttaaataaataaaatatccaagaaaaaaagaaaaagaagaattacatttttttcttatggaaGGAAACATGAAGTCTATATTGTTCTGATTTTTGAAACCACCAGACTCTACATATTAAATCTCAAAGAATTAAATCTCAAAGAATTGCTGCATTCTTTTTAAACCCTGGAATATTTGACACCCTGTCATAACTAACATATTTAGTTTAAGAAAAGGCATTATTTTTTCTCATGTCTCTCAATATCCTTATGCATTATTGAATCATTCTCTGTGATAGATATTATACAGTCTATTTGTCTCCTCCATACATAATCCACCAAAATGTTTGCCATTTCTCTACTACCACAACacattgtttttgctattttagGTTTCTGATACCAGTTTGTATGTAGCTCATACTGGCCTTCAAATAACTATGTAGCCACACTTTGCCACAAGTTTAGAACTCAATCAAGAATGAATTTTTAATCCTGATATTCTAGTCTCATAtttcaaatgctgagattatatgtCTTTGACATCATATTTTACTTCAAATTcaagttttatattaaaaaaccCTGTGGTTCTCACTTACCTGCACAGAGTTATAATACCTTAGATATTAATATTATTCCAAGATGTTTCTTTCCTTGATAGATACACAGGAAACATCAGTTTCCATTGTAAACACTGTGGCCTCATTTTCTCATGCAAATGAAATAACAGAACTGAATCAACTCACCTAAATGCAGAAGGTTCTGAAAGATGCATTTACTCAAGAATTTTTTGTTACGATTAATGAGGTACCGAAATCTTTTTGCTTACtaattaaacaataaatataGCCCACGAAGAATGTTCATATGCATTATATCTAGTGGgtgttttaaatgaattttagtgACCCTCTAAGACAAACACAAAATACCAGAGagaatttcacatttaaaatttaaacactgGTTCTAAATTTGGCACATATATATGTCCTCAAGGCATTGGGAACCAGGAGATTAGAGGTGTTCACAGTATAATTACCTGGGAGAATAAAATTTGAACAATTAGAAGTAACACAGTCCTATGAGATTTTGTATTACATATTTAAAGCCCTGACTTATTTAAACAATCAACtatattttataatcataatgaacaataataaactatatatgcaatatgtatacatgaatatatatataatatatgcatatatgagtatatatatatatatatatatatatatatatatatatagatatagatatagatatatacaagGAAAAGAGTCATAAATGTTGTTCAggggaaatatatataaatatatatatatatatatatatatatcccattcAATCAAGAACAATGTACAGATTTGATACATTTCCTATCAATTCACAACACAAATTTTTTTTACAAACCTTGTAGATATTCTTCTGTTTCCTATGAAAAACATGaacaacataaaacaacaaaCGAGGCAACAAAACAGTATACCCAAACAACAATATCAGGACAGCTAAAACAATCATAAACAATCAAAGATCAGCTGGAGGCTTCATAATccctgattttctctctctctcaatatatctatctatctatctatctatctatctatctatctatctatctatctatcatctatcatctatctatctatctatctatctatttatctatatgtgtatatatatatatatatatatatttcaatatatatataattacattttactgTCCTGTGTGTTTGACTCTTTCTAAAATTATCGTGTATTATTCCCAGGAAATATGTAAATAGGAAGATAATCAAACATCAAATTCTATAAAAACATAATCCAATGCATTTGTaaagttttaactttttatttgtatgagtgttatGCCTGCATATATCACTGTGCACCCTAGATATGCCTGGTAGCCAAGAATATCTAAATATTctgtggaactggagtgacaTGTAACTAACTGTGAGTACTGGGTAGAAGCTATGATTTGAACATGGGCCATCAGCATAAGCAACTTGTATTTTAACCACTTAGCCTTCCATcccctgttttgtgtgtgtatatatgttaggGGTAACGAATGTACAGTTCAGGATTCCCTCACTGGCCAACAAATCTAATGCTGGAGTTGTAGATATAGACAGACAGTATTTGGATCTATTGGAAGAGCAGGATGTGTATTCAAACACAGAGTCATCTATCTTGTTCCATTATCTCATTATTAAATCTGACTATAAAAAACATTATGCAGATTTTATTACTGtatctctgtagtacaacttTAAATCAGGGGTGGTGATGTCTCcaaaagttctttcattgttcGTGATTGTTTTAGCTGTTCTGATAttgttgtgttctgttttgtttcatttttttgttgattttgttgtattttcatatgaagttgaagaGTATCCTTATGAGGTCTGTAAAAAATGCATTGATATTTTGATGGAAAATACATCAAATGTGTAAATTGTTTTTGATTGAATgaacatttttactatgttttatcACACTGATGAGTATGGGACATCTTTCCTGATATCTACTTCAGTTTCTTATTTCACAACATGAAgcttttatcatacaagtctttcattgCATGGTTAGATTTACCATAACATATATTATGATTTTTGGCTACTGCAAAAGGTATCATTTGACTTTTTTCTCAATCAATTATATAAGTTTGGTGTCTTGGGGCTTTCCATCATTGTAAAATGACACCTATAATAAACTAACTCTTATTAAGAACAATATTTACTTGGGGCTGACTAATAGGTTCTGAGGTTCACTCCAttgtccatcatcatcatggcaagaagcatggcagtatctACACAAGCATGGTGCTatagaagctgagagttctacaacttgaaCCAAAGGCCAACAGAAGAAGACTGACTccaaggcagctaggaggaaagTCTCTCAAATACCGCCCCACAAtcccacagtgatatacttcttCCAATATAGCCGCACTTCCTaacaatgccactccctgggccaagcctaCTCCAACCACCACCAATGACTACTGATTATGCATTTGCagttgtgttatttttttcttaataaagaagcaattttcttcttattcttcctaGTGTTTTACTACCATGACAAGTAATTAAGGTAAAAACTGCTAGTGATATTCACAAATCAGGAAAGGTAATATAAAGATAATTCATGATTCAGCAGGTGCTGTGCTTTATCTAAAAGTATATAGAAAATTTCTAATTGTCATTGTGTTTTGGTAAACATACTGTTTTAAGTACAACATATGTCATTATTTAGGATGTTGGTAATATTTGAAAGCATTGTGCAAGGAGGTAAGAAGGGAATGCCAAATTATGTTGAAAACAAAAAGGAttcagtaaaattaaaaattctaaagaGAAAGTAATTAACTTttaacatgatcaaaatatgttatgTTCATGTACAACATAACATAAGAGAGTCCATAAAGGTATGTAATCTACACTAATAAAAGAATAAGTATAACTtagttaatttaaaattaatataatgagATAGATAGTACTAGTATTAAATAGGTAAAATATATGCATCATCACTCCTGTATTACATTGTAATATGAAGATCTTGTTTTATATGTTCAAACACcaattaatatattttgttgaaACATTACAAttacaaaaacatttcttttagttCTTCAACAATTTTATTTCTATCTACATATTCACATTCTAAGCCCTCTAATCTCATCTGTTGCAGATAGAACAGGATTCTAATTTGCATATGATAGTCTTATAAAACACCAAAATAACCAAGTTGCACAAGGAAGGAGTCTATTTAGCTTAGTTCTGTTTTAAGTCCATCaataaaggaagtcaaaggacaaacttaagcaggaacctggaggcaaggaATGAAGCAGGCCaaagagaaatgctgcttactgacattcttagcctgctctcttatacaaATCAATACCACATGTCCAGGTATACCTTCACCTACAGAGGGTTGACAatcctctcacatcaatcagtCAAGGGTGAAGCTCATGATACATTCCCTCATGCAGAATTAAGCATGAAGGTTTAAATCTTGGGCTAGTATTGTGCAAATAACCACAGATACCTTATGTTCATGAATAGGAAGTCTATATTATGTCCAGAAAGCATGGTTTTACAGCATTCTTCTCAAAACTTCTCTCTCCTACATTCTTTTTACACTTCATCCACAATATTCTTTGAGCCTTGGAAAGGATGATGTTGTATTTAGTGATGAACAGTCCACAGTCACATTGTCTACATTTAGACCTACAATCTGTTTCTGCAATAGCtatcaccacaaccaccaccaccaccatcaccaccaccaccaccaacaacaacaacaatttcaCTGATACAAGCTGTGAGCAGCACTAATCTACAGGAATAAAAATAGTTGCTCAAAATGAAATGTGACATCATATATATGTAGCTAAAACAGCAGTACTATTTTTCTCTTTGGCTTATGACCAAGCCAAGCAGAAGCTGATGAC contains:
- the LOC117703175 gene encoding olfactory receptor 5D13-like; protein product: MHLSEPSAFSIQENQTSGVTFILVGFSEYPQLQVPLFLLFLTIYTVTVLGNLGMIAIIRLSPKLHTPMYFFLSHLSFVDFCYSTIVTPKLLENLIVEDRRISFTGCIMQFFFACIFVVTETFMLAVMAYDRFVAVCNPLLYTVAMSQKLCWYLVAASYSWGIICSFVFIHVVLTLVFCGTKFINNFVCEHDAIVAVSCSDPYISQKVIFIFATFNELISLMIILTSYVFIVITVMKMPTTGGCYKIFSTCASHLTTITIFHSIIICLYGVPTTKSSWLLVKVASVFYTVIIPMLNPLIYSLRNKDVKDAIKKLMCSSLSS